One Solea senegalensis isolate Sse05_10M linkage group LG3, IFAPA_SoseM_1, whole genome shotgun sequence genomic window carries:
- the dthd1 gene encoding death domain-containing protein 1 → TKLDVNWVEGSAERTSACQETSDPQTPAEPEDGNSHLRVSDPHETESSEHQREVEEEPSPDTEQTGCDDVGETGEETEVKVQLSDNEDGASPASHGDLLAETEKDEEARNVKVEEEKKSDWITVGLTGKMEDGDSHVPDACFIRAPEGAAGGLRCDMADACSCLMVTSSEELVSRVIRVTLHGRAKFPFPVTVVVPFCARYRGNYRDVAVKIIDGERRVSYLTPVATEGIYGGQRGSFAEVRVYSLGLFAVVSCLKKENYTIPRRGLSLKLSMDHRVCLNYLPGAFTVPVMAQTMIQPVEAILLASVKSRRDVFHSVVSTSPLLDLTHPTSRPMRRPLTVTLPCPPNPEKKRGTRGQGKRTEQPASPRVRILGASLTSVKEMSTELLIALGSRDKQWSVLEKVTVRSQQSGLVSFELTENFDRLLVVRLLSPLQPCHLVSLAEELEESVGCHGVTVVLQRRQDDPHTALVAALPSRDLSWELNKLRARGNGGLLETSSDISMCEGDQLLLRFSGNITSTRSRGDQNDVPLERLTFHTQRMNHLQVHLTEVDPFGNYSSPHYKGTALFYKVTRGELQWRGDTAAVPKDATRRGDPVCALPLTLPKRARSINRPVAARVKLCEETDALSDSLLLWLAGELSEEETVALVSSLRLRRSTAQLVKLRAGDSVSMQAFHILAMWRRGQPAHPHQPKASHLAQCLAKSGRPDLARELLLRQAAADRQQAH, encoded by the exons ACCAAACTGGATGTTAACTGGGTGGAAGGATCTGCAGAAAGAACCTCAGCTTGTCAGGAAACCAGTGATCCGCAAACTCCGGCTGAACCTGAAGATGGCAACAGTCACCTGCGCGTCAGTGATCCACATGAAACCGAGTCCTCGGAACATCAGCGGGAAGTTGAGGAAGAGCCGTCACCGGACACTGAACAGACGGGCTGCGACGACGTGGGTGAGACTGGGGAAGAAacagaggtcaaagttcaaTTGAGTGATAATGAGGATGGTGCCTCTCCAGCGAGTCACGGGGATTTACTGGCGGAGACAGAAAAGGACGAAGAGGCGAGAAACGTCAAAGtcgaggaggagaaaaagagtgaCTGGATCACAGTTGG GCTCACTGGTAAAATGGAGGACGGTGACTCACATGTGCCGGACGCATGCTTTATCAGAGCACCTGAGGGTGCGGCGGGAGGCCTGAGGTGTGACATGGCCGACGCCTGCAGCTGTCTCATGGTGACCAGCTCAGAGGAGCTGGTCAGCAGAGTGATCAGGGTCACACTTCATGGCAGAGCCAAATTCCCCTTCCCCGTGACCGTGGTCGTGCCGTTTTGTGCACGTTACCGCGGCAACTACAGGGACGTTGCTGTCAAGATAATCGATGGGGAGAGGAGGGTGAGCTACCTCACTCCTGTAGCAACGGAGGGAATATATGGAGGACAGAGG GGCTCGTTTGCGGAGGTGAGAGTCTACTCCCTGGGTCTCTTTGCGGTTGTCTCCtgtctaaaaaaagaaaactacacaaTCCCCAGAAGAGGTTTGTCCCTAAAGCTCTCCATGGACCACCGCGTTTGCCTCAACTACCTCCCAGGAGCTTTCACTGTTCCAGTAATGGCACAAACCATG ATCCAGCCCGTAGAAGCCATCCTCCTGGCTTCCGTCAAGTCAAGACGCGACGTCTTTCATTCAGTGGTGTCTACGAGCCCGCTGCTCGACCTCACCCACCCGACCTCGCGGCCCATGAGGAGACCCCTGACTGTGACTCTACCCTGTCCCCCAAACCCTGAAAAGAAGAGGGGCACGAGGGGACAAGGGAAACGCACGGAGCAACCCGCTTCCCCAAGAGTAAG AATACTGGGCGCCTCTTTGACGTCCGTGAAGGAAATGTCCACTGAGCTGCTGATCGCTCTGGGTTCGCGGGACAAACAGTGGAGCGTCCTGGAGAAGGTCACAGTCAGAAGCCAGCAGAGCGGACTGGTGTCCTTCGAGCTGACAGAGAATTTCGACAG ACTGTTGGTGGTTCGCCTCCTCTCACCACTGCAGCCTTGTCACCTCGTGTCACTGgcggaggagctggaggagtcGGTCGGCTGCCACGGGGTCACGGTCGTCCTCCAGCGGCGGCAGGATGACCCTCACACCGCTCTGGTGGCTGCGCTGCCCAGCAGAGACCTCAGCTGGGAGCTGAACAAACTGAGAGCGCGGGGCAACGGCGGCCTCCTGGAGACCTCGTCCGATATCTCCATGTGCGAGGGAGACCAGCTTCTACTGCGGTTCAGTGGCAACATCACCTCCACAA GGAGTCGTGGTGACCAAAACGACGTCCCACTCGAGCGACTCACCTTCCACACTCAGCGCATGAATCACCTCCAGGTGCATCTCACTGAAGTGGACCCGTTTGGGAACTACAGCTCCCCTCACTATAAAGGCACGGCGCTCTTTTATAAAGTGACCAGGGGTGAGCTGCAGTGGCGGGGCGACACGGCGGCCGTCCCCAAGGACGCAACGCGCCGGGGGGATCCCGTGTGCGCGCTGCCTCTGACTTTACCCAAG AGAGCGAGGAGCATAAATCGGCCTGTCGCGGCGAGGGTGAAGTTGTGTGAggagacag ACGCCCTGTCAgactctcttcttctctggctGGCCGGGGAGCTTTCAGAGGAGGAAACAGTAGCGCTGGTGTCGTCCCTGCGTCTCCGTCGCAGCACCGCACAGCTGGTGAAGCTGCGGGCTGGTGACAGCGTGTCCATGCAGGCCTTCCACATCCTGGCCATGTGGAGGAGAGGACAACCAGCTCACCCCCACCAGCCCAAGGCCTCTCATTTGGCTCAGTGCCTGGCAAAGAGCGGCCGGCCAGACCTGGCCcgagagctgctgctgcggcaGGCTGCAGCCGACAGGCAACAGGCTCATTGA